The genomic interval GAGCTTGATCGTCTTCTCGGTGGCCTCGGCCTCGACCATCATGATCGCGACGTCGCCGTCCTCCAGGACACGGCCCGCGACGACCATGTCGAAGACGGCGTCCTCGAGCTCGGTGTGCGTCGGGAAGGCGACCCACTGGCCGCGGATCAGCGCGACGCGGACGCCGCCGATCGGGCCGGAGAAGGGCAGGCCGGCCAGCTGCGTGGACGCGGAGGCGGCGTTGATCGCCACGACGTCGTACAGGTGGTCGGGGTTGAGCGCCATGATGGTGGCGACGACCTGGATCTCGTTGCGCAGGCCCTTCTTGAAGGACGGGCGCAGCGGGCGGTCGATCAGGCGGCAGGTGAGGATGGCGTCCTCGGAGGGACGGCCCTCACGGCGGAAGAACGAGCCGGGGATCTTCCCGGCCGCGTACATCCGCTCCTCGACGTCCACCGTGAGGGGGAAGAAGTCGAGCTGGTCCTTGGGGTTCTTGGAAGCGGTGGTGGCCGACAGCACCATGGTGTCGTCGTCCAGGTACGCCACGGCGGAGCCGGCGGCCTGCTTGGCGAGGCGGCCCGTCTCGAAGCGGATGGTGCGGGTGCCGAAGGAGCCGTTGTCGATGACGGCCTCGGCGTAGTGGGTCTCGTTCTCCACCAGCGTTTTCTCCGTTACTTGTCGTCTTTCGTCCCGTTCGCCCGTGTGGCGAGGGGACGGGGCGGAGAAGCGCTCCACTGGTGCGGGCCGGTCTTCGATCGAAGCACCCGGGGTTCACTCTCCCGGGGGCCACTACCGAGGACCGGCGGCGGCGAGGTGCGCTTCCCCTCGTAAGGGGGACGTCGGGTGACGTCCGGTGTGATGTCCGTGGATCGCATACCCGATGCGGCGCGGGTCATCACACTGAGTCGTAGTTCTTGCGTTGTGCTACCACACTACAAAGGCGAGGTGACACTCCGCACGTACAGCAAAGGGAGCGGCCCCCTTGTCCCAGGGAACCGCTCCCTTCACGGCGTCTTACTTGGCGCCCGCCGCACCGCGGCGGATGCCGAGGCGCTCGACCAGCGCACGGAAGCGCTGGATGTCCTTCTTGGCGAGGTACTGCAGCAGCCGGCGGCGCTGACCGACGAGGATCAGCAGGCCACGGCGGGAGTGGTGGTCGTGCTTGTGGGTCTTCAGGTGCTCCGTCAGGTCGGAGATCCGACGGGACAGCAGAGCGACCTGGACCTCGGGGGAGCCGGTGTCACCCTCCTTGGTGCCGAACTCGGAGATGATCTGCTTCTTCACTGCGGCGTCGAGCGACACGCGTACTCCTCGTGATCTGTGAGTGGCCACCGAGTGCCCCCGGTCTGCGTCTCGGGGGGTCTTCCACGACTCGGAAGGCGGGGATCCGCTGGGCGCGGCCTCCAGAGCGGACGGCTCCGGGGGTGCGTACACAAACGGCCATCGCCCAGAGTACCAGGTGGCGGC from Streptomyces sp. DH-12 carries:
- the rpsO gene encoding 30S ribosomal protein S15, whose amino-acid sequence is MSLDAAVKKQIISEFGTKEGDTGSPEVQVALLSRRISDLTEHLKTHKHDHHSRRGLLILVGQRRRLLQYLAKKDIQRFRALVERLGIRRGAAGAK